The following coding sequences are from one Anaerolineae bacterium window:
- a CDS encoding molybdopterin-dependent oxidoreductase, protein MAERQYEEVKEFEKQLEARGLKYVGRPRPNREAVLKVTGKAVYVDDLRLPNMLHAKLLLSPHAHARIVSIDTSEAEKIRGVRAIVHYFNSPHNVYNSAMRFYGDNSPFDMPETEYIFDEYVRFVGDRVAAVAADDPFIAEEAVKRIKVEYELLPAVFDVDQALAEGAPLANPHGVDGTNICGGWLAYGSHPEEEVLKAIDEADYVFEDTFELSKVHHGYLEPVCHVAYYSPDGKLTIWTSGQNVFCFRSVIAQALGLPHSKVRVIKMIVGGAFGGKLEVLHEPVVGLLSMRTGRPVKLRLTRKEVFLSTRSRHSGKVTVRTGVDKDGRIRGQYIRSLMNTGAYAGSGPNTVGAQSGKTFLLYDAPYMFYRGAAVYTNIPPAGAMRGYGTPQIMLSRETHIDRICREMGWDPVEFRLKNVLRPFQNNCLGQNVHNARIADCIRAGMEAFRWYERRRAAEATHGQRVRRGVGMGLAVHGAGWYPVYQDLTTVTIRLHDDGTAVLLTGTHDLGTGARTILAQIAAEILTIDPDLIEVIEADTDVTPLDLGAQASRTTYIGGNATILAARQLREQLLDEASRMLKVSIDRLELDDGFVVVRDNPSQCVSIADIVASAQRGSTGMPQRELIATATFESRTAIESYAADFCEVEVDTETYQVRVLDFLAVHNSGRVINPLLFEGQVHGGIHMGLGYALSEEMIIDPQTGEVKNPHFKKYRMFKAADMPPSIRVITVEDPEEAGPFGGKSIGECASDGVAGAVVNAVSHALGVELRRVPLTPQYLRSVVEASRRS, encoded by the coding sequence ATGGCAGAGCGACAATACGAAGAGGTGAAGGAATTCGAGAAGCAGTTGGAGGCGCGCGGCCTGAAGTATGTCGGCCGGCCCAGACCCAACCGCGAGGCCGTCCTCAAGGTCACCGGCAAAGCCGTGTATGTGGATGACCTGCGCCTTCCCAATATGCTGCACGCCAAATTGCTTCTCTCCCCTCACGCCCATGCCCGCATCGTCAGCATTGACACCTCCGAAGCGGAGAAGATCCGCGGCGTGCGCGCCATCGTCCATTACTTCAACAGCCCTCACAACGTCTATAACAGCGCTATGCGCTTCTACGGGGACAACAGCCCGTTCGATATGCCGGAGACGGAATATATCTTCGACGAATACGTGCGTTTTGTGGGGGACCGCGTGGCGGCGGTGGCCGCGGATGATCCCTTCATCGCTGAGGAGGCGGTGAAGCGCATCAAGGTGGAGTATGAGCTGTTGCCGGCGGTGTTCGATGTGGATCAGGCCCTGGCGGAGGGCGCTCCCCTCGCCAATCCCCACGGCGTGGACGGCACCAATATTTGCGGCGGCTGGCTGGCCTACGGCAGTCACCCCGAGGAAGAGGTGCTCAAGGCCATTGACGAGGCCGATTACGTGTTCGAGGACACCTTTGAGCTTTCCAAGGTGCATCACGGGTACCTGGAACCAGTATGTCACGTGGCCTACTACAGTCCCGACGGCAAGCTCACCATCTGGACCTCGGGGCAGAACGTGTTCTGCTTCCGCAGTGTCATTGCCCAGGCGTTGGGGCTTCCGCACAGCAAGGTGCGCGTCATCAAGATGATCGTGGGGGGTGCTTTCGGCGGCAAGCTGGAGGTCCTGCATGAACCGGTGGTCGGCCTGCTGTCCATGCGCACCGGCCGGCCGGTCAAGCTCCGCCTGACGCGCAAAGAGGTCTTCCTGTCCACCCGCAGCCGGCACAGCGGCAAGGTCACCGTGCGCACCGGCGTGGACAAGGACGGGCGCATCCGCGGCCAGTACATCCGCTCGCTGATGAACACCGGCGCCTACGCCGGCTCTGGCCCCAACACCGTCGGCGCCCAGTCCGGCAAGACCTTCCTGCTCTATGATGCGCCCTACATGTTCTACCGCGGTGCGGCGGTGTACACCAATATCCCGCCGGCCGGCGCCATGCGCGGCTATGGGACGCCGCAGATCATGCTTTCGCGCGAAACCCATATTGACCGCATCTGCCGGGAGATGGGATGGGACCCGGTCGAATTCCGGCTTAAGAACGTCCTGCGTCCCTTCCAGAACAACTGCCTGGGGCAGAACGTGCACAATGCCCGTATCGCCGACTGCATCCGCGCCGGCATGGAGGCCTTCCGCTGGTACGAGCGCCGGCGGGCGGCCGAGGCCACCCACGGCCAGCGGGTGCGGCGCGGTGTGGGCATGGGGCTGGCGGTGCACGGCGCCGGCTGGTACCCCGTCTATCAGGACCTGACCACCGTCACCATCCGCCTGCACGACGACGGCACCGCCGTCCTGCTCACCGGCACCCATGACCTGGGCACCGGCGCCCGCACCATCCTGGCCCAGATCGCCGCGGAGATCCTGACCATTGACCCGGACCTGATCGAGGTCATCGAGGCCGACACGGACGTCACCCCGCTGGACCTGGGCGCGCAGGCCTCCCGCACCACCTACATCGGCGGCAACGCCACCATCCTGGCCGCCCGCCAGCTCCGCGAACAACTGCTGGACGAGGCCTCGCGCATGTTGAAGGTCTCGATAGACCGGCTGGAGCTGGATGACGGGTTTGTGGTGGTGCGCGACAACCCGAGCCAGTGCGTCTCCATCGCCGATATCGTCGCCTCGGCACAGCGCGGCTCCACCGGCATGCCCCAACGGGAACTGATCGCCACCGCCACGTTCGAATCTCGCACCGCTATCGAGTCCTACGCCGCCGACTTCTGTGAGGTGGAGGTGGACACCGAGACCTATCAGGTGCGGGTGCTGGACTTCCTGGCAGTGCATAACTCCGGCCGCGTCATTAATCCTCTGCTCTTCGAAGGGCAGGTGCACGGCGGCATTCACATGGGCCTGGGGTATGCGCTTTCGGAGGAGATGATCATTGACCCACAAACGGGCGAGGTCAAGAACCCCCACTTCAAGAAGTACCGCATGTTCAAGGCGGCCGATATGCCTCCCAGCATCCGGGTCATCACAGTGGAGGACCCGGAGGAGGCCGGCCCATTCGGCGGCAAGAGCATCGGGGAGTGCGCCTCGGATGGGGTGGCCGGCGCTGTCGTCAATGCCGTCAGCCATGCCCTGGGCGTGGAACTGCGGCGCGTGCCCCTGACCCCACAGTACCTCCGCTCCGTCGTCGAGGCCTCCAGGCGTTCGTAA
- a CDS encoding 4Fe-4S binding protein: MADVRVSLCGVELRNPFIASSGPLTYGAKGIRRCFAAGAAAAVTKTLCKLPAENPIPHIVSLGKGTMLNTEKWADLSVQQWVEQEFPALRGADGVVIASLGHTVEEVELIAPQLARVGDPIRMLEVVSYRAVDMVPMVKAAKRLTDFPVLAKISPNWPDLMEVVDGCLAAGADGITAADSLGPVLHIDIETARPALSGDYGYAWMSGTAIKPVIVRIVADICRRHPDVPVVATGGVTTAEDAVEMFMVGATAIGAQTAPMLQGVSWFEKTTNKLSKWLDAHGYRSPAEIRGRALPAIAPGEDKRPLTFFFDADKCTECGRCVTVCAYEARHLEEGKVMRLDTDACRSCGLCVTVCPTEALTADRV; encoded by the coding sequence ATGGCCGATGTACGCGTATCGCTGTGCGGAGTGGAACTGCGCAATCCTTTCATCGCCTCTTCCGGCCCGCTGACCTATGGGGCGAAGGGCATCCGCCGCTGTTTTGCCGCCGGCGCGGCCGCGGCAGTGACGAAGACGCTCTGCAAACTGCCGGCGGAGAACCCCATCCCGCATATCGTGAGCCTGGGCAAGGGCACCATGCTCAACACCGAAAAATGGGCGGACCTGAGCGTCCAGCAGTGGGTGGAGCAGGAATTCCCGGCCCTGCGCGGCGCGGATGGCGTGGTCATCGCCAGCCTGGGCCACACGGTGGAGGAAGTAGAGTTGATCGCGCCGCAGTTGGCGCGGGTGGGCGACCCCATCCGCATGCTGGAAGTGGTCTCGTACCGGGCGGTGGATATGGTGCCGATGGTGAAGGCAGCCAAGCGCCTGACCGATTTCCCGGTGCTGGCCAAGATCAGCCCCAACTGGCCCGATTTGATGGAGGTGGTGGACGGCTGTCTGGCCGCCGGCGCCGACGGCATCACCGCCGCGGATTCCCTGGGGCCCGTCCTGCATATTGATATAGAGACCGCCCGGCCGGCGCTGAGCGGGGATTACGGCTACGCCTGGATGTCCGGCACCGCCATCAAGCCGGTCATTGTGCGCATCGTGGCGGATATCTGCCGGCGGCATCCCGACGTGCCGGTGGTGGCCACCGGCGGGGTCACCACCGCAGAGGATGCGGTCGAGATGTTCATGGTGGGCGCCACAGCTATCGGCGCGCAGACGGCCCCCATGCTGCAGGGGGTGAGCTGGTTCGAAAAGACCACCAACAAGCTGTCAAAGTGGCTCGATGCGCACGGCTACCGCTCGCCGGCGGAGATCCGCGGCAGGGCACTGCCGGCCATCGCCCCCGGCGAGGACAAGCGCCCCCTCACCTTCTTCTTCGACGCCGACAAATGCACCGAATGCGGGCGCTGTGTCACCGTCTGCGCCTACGAGGCCCGACACCTGGAAGAGGGCAAGGTGATGCGGCTGGATACGGATGCCTGCCGCTCCTGCGGCCTGTGCGTGACCGTTTGTCCCACCGAGGCGCTCACCGCTGACCGGGTCTAG